In a genomic window of [Empedobacter] haloabium:
- a CDS encoding lipopolysaccharide biosynthesis protein, with the protein MSSDLNRKSVSAVKWAAAGTLIKFLLQLLTQVLLARLLGPESYGLFAMGLVVLTLSTFVADFGFSWSLVQNQDMTEKDVRFAFTWQLISGLAATILLYVFAPAVAAYFREPRVEEVVRWLSLTCLLTAVTAPGTNLLRRQLNFRVLNIIQIASYVIGYLCVGVTMALLGAGVWALVSAWLSQAGSLLLLTYLRAPHSVRPLLWYAGARRSTSAGTVVFVTNLCNWFLNNIDRLFLGRFLNAHAVGVYTVGYNLANTPNSLFLTALQPAFLAAGTKLQDEPERLREAYLSVLSCVWLLIGPAFVLLACASSYLIAFLYGARWVESAPILAVLALAMPAYVSWGMSTPVLWNSGGRHLESLLQLPILAAAGAALWLYAAQGALAVAIIAAATLVTRALVIGFCACRRVHVSFGAIAPLAWRSVVLMGLCAVGTLGAAGLAPVGAPALLKLVLAVAGGVLLPGCAVLAVPQLLGARVIDVLQRFSPPVPVRLHAYLRTRCSIR; encoded by the coding sequence ATGAGCAGTGACCTCAACCGGAAAAGCGTCAGCGCGGTCAAGTGGGCCGCCGCCGGCACGCTCATCAAGTTCCTGCTGCAACTATTGACCCAGGTACTGCTGGCGCGCCTGCTGGGACCGGAAAGCTACGGTCTGTTCGCGATGGGCCTGGTGGTGCTGACCCTCAGCACGTTCGTGGCCGACTTCGGCTTCTCCTGGAGCCTGGTGCAGAACCAGGACATGACGGAAAAAGACGTGCGCTTCGCCTTCACGTGGCAGCTGATCTCCGGCCTGGCCGCGACGATCCTGCTGTACGTGTTCGCACCGGCCGTGGCCGCGTATTTCCGCGAGCCACGGGTGGAGGAGGTGGTGCGCTGGCTCAGCCTGACCTGCCTGCTGACGGCCGTCACGGCACCCGGCACCAACCTGCTGCGGCGCCAGCTCAATTTCCGCGTCCTCAACATCATCCAGATCGCCAGCTATGTGATCGGCTACCTGTGCGTGGGCGTGACGATGGCGCTGCTGGGCGCGGGCGTGTGGGCGCTGGTCAGTGCATGGCTGAGCCAGGCCGGTTCGCTGCTGCTGCTGACCTACCTGCGCGCGCCGCACTCGGTGCGGCCGCTGCTGTGGTACGCCGGCGCACGCCGCTCGACGTCGGCCGGCACGGTCGTGTTCGTGACGAACCTTTGCAACTGGTTCCTCAATAATATCGACCGGCTGTTCCTGGGCCGCTTCCTGAACGCCCATGCGGTGGGTGTGTACACGGTCGGCTACAACCTGGCCAATACCCCGAACTCACTGTTCCTGACGGCCTTGCAGCCGGCCTTCCTGGCCGCCGGCACCAAGCTGCAGGACGAGCCGGAGCGGCTGCGCGAAGCGTACCTGTCCGTGCTGTCGTGCGTCTGGCTGCTGATCGGCCCGGCCTTCGTGTTGCTGGCCTGCGCGTCGAGTTACCTGATCGCTTTCCTGTACGGCGCGCGCTGGGTGGAGTCGGCGCCGATACTGGCCGTGCTGGCGCTGGCCATGCCGGCCTACGTCAGCTGGGGCATGTCGACGCCGGTGCTGTGGAATTCCGGCGGCCGCCACCTGGAAAGCCTGCTGCAGTTGCCGATCCTGGCCGCCGCGGGCGCCGCGCTGTGGCTGTATGCCGCGCAGGGTGCGCTGGCGGTCGCCATCATTGCCGCCGCGACGCTGGTGACGCGCGCGCTGGTCATCGGTTTCTGCGCCTGCCGGCGGGTGCACGTGAGCTTTGGCGCCATCGCACCGCTGGCGTGGCGTTCCGTGGTGCTGATGGGCTTGTGCGCCGTCGGCACGCTGGGCGCGGCCGGCCTGGCGCCGGTCGGCGCGCCGGCGCTGTTGAAACTGGTGCTGGCCGTGGCCGGCGGGGTATTGTTGCCGGGATGCGCCGTGCTGGCCGTGCCGCAGTTGCTGGGCGCGCGCGTGATCGACGTGCTGCAGCGCTTCAGCCCTCCTGTGCCGGTGCGCCTGCACGCGTACTTGCGCACCAGATGTAGCATTCGATGA